A genome region from Dendrosporobacter quercicolus includes the following:
- a CDS encoding MarR family winged helix-turn-helix transcriptional regulator, whose amino-acid sequence METLDELTHELFSFFNGFSSWESSVIRSSDLTVAEAHAIEILGTYGQMNMRSLAQKSGVTTGTTTVTVDRLEKKAYATREPVKEDRRVFLITLTEKGRQAFEEHHQYHTKLTEQVMTALSEEESEQLVKLLKKINAEAF is encoded by the coding sequence ATGGAGACGCTAGATGAGTTGACACATGAATTGTTCAGTTTTTTTAATGGTTTCTCGTCTTGGGAGAGTTCGGTAATCCGTTCGAGTGATTTAACGGTGGCCGAAGCGCACGCAATTGAAATTCTCGGCACATATGGGCAGATGAATATGCGAAGCCTGGCGCAGAAGTCAGGGGTGACGACAGGTACGACTACCGTTACGGTTGACCGGTTAGAGAAAAAGGCGTACGCCACCAGAGAGCCTGTCAAAGAAGACCGGCGGGTTTTTCTTATTACCCTGACCGAGAAAGGCCGTCAGGCTTTCGAGGAGCATCACCAGTATCATACCAAATTAACGGAACAGGTAATGACGGCGCTGAGCGAGGAAGAAAGCGAGCAGCTGGTAAAGCTGCTAAAAAAAATCAATGCTGAAGCATTCTAG
- a CDS encoding zinc-dependent alcohol dehydrogenase: MKALIYKGPKKVELQERPTPVCGPDDVLVRNVRAGICGSDVTAYLYDGKYVGILPDLEFGHEMVGYVYEVGKNVTCVEKGTRVFVNPMTCTPDPSASDRAGAFSQFVLVQYARLNDNIYPLPDALSFDDAVLIEPFSVGTHGKNIPQTKPENHVVIYGAGTIGLCALSGLIAQGNKKVAVLDMDDRRLQTVRELGGIGFNPKSGDVRNFLIGQFGEITKSHGSSAINIDVAIDCAGAPNIPEDFLNYAKLGAKLSCVALHKKSLLINFMQIMSSEAVIMGSRGYTSEDILEVINNLTSKKVNITKIITHRFKLTDAAKAFEIASNQSLAIKVVLDLE; the protein is encoded by the coding sequence ATGAAAGCTTTAATTTACAAAGGTCCAAAAAAGGTGGAATTACAGGAAAGGCCGACGCCGGTTTGCGGTCCTGATGATGTATTGGTGCGCAATGTCCGGGCTGGAATTTGCGGGTCAGATGTTACTGCCTATCTGTATGACGGAAAATATGTGGGGATTTTACCGGATTTGGAATTTGGGCACGAAATGGTTGGCTATGTCTATGAAGTTGGTAAAAACGTAACTTGTGTGGAAAAAGGAACCAGGGTATTTGTTAATCCGATGACTTGTACTCCCGATCCAAGTGCTTCTGACCGGGCCGGGGCCTTTTCGCAATTTGTGTTGGTTCAGTATGCCAGGCTTAACGATAATATTTATCCTTTGCCTGATGCACTGTCTTTTGATGATGCGGTTCTAATTGAGCCTTTTTCAGTAGGAACCCACGGCAAAAATATCCCTCAGACGAAACCGGAAAATCATGTGGTGATTTATGGCGCCGGTACCATCGGCCTCTGTGCGCTAAGTGGCTTGATTGCCCAGGGAAATAAAAAAGTAGCCGTTTTGGATATGGATGATAGGCGTTTGCAAACTGTAAGGGAACTAGGCGGAATAGGGTTTAATCCGAAGTCAGGAGATGTGCGCAATTTTTTAATTGGACAATTCGGGGAAATAACAAAATCGCATGGGTCTTCGGCGATTAACATTGATGTGGCGATTGACTGCGCCGGCGCGCCGAATATTCCGGAGGATTTCCTGAATTACGCCAAACTAGGGGCCAAATTATCTTGTGTAGCTTTGCATAAAAAGAGTCTTTTAATCAATTTCATGCAAATTATGAGTAGTGAAGCTGTCATCATGGGGTCACGGGGCTATACCTCCGAGGACATTTTGGAAGTCATCAACAATTTGACCAGCAAAAAAGTAAATATCACCAAAATCATTACCCACAGGTTTAAACTCACTGACGCCGCCAAAGCCTTTGAAATCGCCTCCAACCAAAGTCTTGCAATTAAAGTCGTTTTGGATTTGGAATAA
- a CDS encoding LptA/OstA family protein, with amino-acid sequence MYRNVLLLFIVFFYLLTCSAAPAAAAKPVITADTTHYDTASGLYLLKGNVRIEVGNRVITAGQAKVSLSSLEVWATGGITLTQDNIQLTAGSVYVYGARKQAALGGGVTLSQPHITITADTADFNWRTKIGTFTGNVQVTQGSNTWPAPSVTYNIKTGTLQ; translated from the coding sequence ATGTACCGTAACGTGTTATTACTCTTTATTGTATTTTTCTATCTTCTAACCTGCTCAGCAGCTCCAGCCGCTGCTGCCAAGCCGGTCATCACCGCCGACACCACCCATTATGATACAGCGAGCGGACTCTATCTGCTAAAAGGCAATGTACGTATTGAAGTCGGCAACCGCGTGATAACGGCCGGCCAGGCCAAAGTCAGCCTCAGTTCGCTGGAGGTCTGGGCTACCGGCGGCATCACCCTTACCCAGGATAACATTCAGCTAACCGCCGGCAGCGTTTACGTCTACGGCGCCCGGAAGCAAGCGGCGCTTGGCGGCGGCGTGACATTATCGCAGCCCCACATCACCATTACCGCCGATACGGCGGACTTCAACTGGCGCACCAAAATTGGAACATTTACCGGCAATGTGCAGGTCACTCAAGGCAGTAACACATGGCCGGCGCCTTCTGTAACCTACAATATTAAAACCGGTACGCTGCAATAG
- the crcB gene encoding fluoride efflux transporter CrcB, which yields MLVAIGGAIGSVARYLVSAWAAARFGAEFPYGTLIVNIAGCFIIGAFMAFAAERLNISPCWRLGFIVGFVGGMTTFSSFSYETIHLLQEANMLRAVYNVGLNVLVGFSATWLGSGFARLF from the coding sequence ATGTTGGTAGCAATTGGGGGAGCCATTGGTTCAGTGGCCCGGTACCTGGTGTCTGCCTGGGCTGCAGCGCGGTTTGGCGCAGAATTTCCTTATGGTACGCTGATTGTCAATATTGCTGGTTGTTTTATTATTGGCGCCTTTATGGCGTTTGCTGCGGAGCGGTTAAATATCAGCCCCTGCTGGCGGCTGGGTTTTATCGTGGGCTTTGTAGGCGGGATGACCACCTTCTCATCATTTAGCTATGAAACAATCCATTTGCTGCAGGAAGCAAATATGCTGCGTGCTGTTTATAATGTCGGGCTTAATGTTCTGGTTGGCTTTTCGGCTACATGGCTGGGCAGCGGGTTCGCCAGATTATTTTAA